The following proteins are co-located in the Brevibacillus laterosporus DSM 25 genome:
- the cydC gene encoding thiol reductant ABC exporter subunit CydC, which translates to MKRDEWFFPYMKAHARRFVVIILLGVCTALTASSLMFTSGFLISKSALRPENILLVYVPVVLVRTFGISRAVVHYVERLIGHDTILRILSKMRLRLYQILEPQALFVRSRFRTGDLLGVLADDVEYLQNVYLRTIFPSIVALVMFMVVLAVIGWFDAGFALFLAFLIMLLLFVFPAISLMLTKQLQTESKSERNGLYQKLTDAIMGMSDWVISGREEQFVHSYEQDEEKVARIDTTLSEWSKWRNFLGQGIVGCIVVAMLFWTGDQYAMGEIAVTLIAAFVLVMFPVMDIFLPISEAIEKIPQYQNSLDRLHSINKIDGNNQTSEFHSRIDEQLIQVAQKDAHIRIEEVTYQYAPEAPIAVGQVSLSVPQGKKIAIIGRSGAGKSTLLKLIQGALLPTQGRVSIQGMPADHYGEHIPTIMSVLNQSPHLFDTTVGNNIRLGNVEASDEELKQVCRQVQLDRLIESLPEGYQTPMNETGQRFSGGERQRIALARILLQNTPIVLLDEPTVGLDPRTERELLRTIFKTMNGKTLIWITHHLVGAEHMDEIIFMEAGKIVMRGTHAELMNKEPRYQNLYRLDRPEEFQVK; encoded by the coding sequence ATGAAGCGAGATGAATGGTTTTTCCCCTACATGAAAGCTCATGCCAGAAGGTTTGTTGTTATTATCCTTTTAGGAGTATGTACAGCTCTTACAGCTAGTTCTTTGATGTTTACATCAGGTTTTCTCATTTCTAAATCGGCATTGCGACCTGAGAATATTTTGTTGGTCTATGTGCCGGTAGTATTAGTTCGCACGTTTGGTATCAGTCGTGCTGTCGTGCATTATGTGGAACGTTTGATCGGGCATGATACAATCTTGCGGATTCTATCGAAAATGCGTTTACGGTTGTATCAAATTCTTGAACCGCAAGCATTATTTGTTCGTTCACGTTTTCGTACAGGTGATTTACTGGGTGTTCTAGCTGATGATGTCGAGTATCTTCAAAATGTATACTTACGCACCATTTTTCCCAGCATTGTTGCATTGGTAATGTTTATGGTGGTGCTTGCTGTCATTGGGTGGTTTGATGCAGGATTTGCCTTGTTCTTGGCTTTTTTAATCATGTTATTGCTATTTGTATTTCCGGCTATTTCCCTTATGCTGACTAAACAACTGCAAACAGAAAGTAAATCAGAACGCAATGGTTTATATCAAAAACTGACAGATGCCATAATGGGTATGAGTGACTGGGTGATAAGTGGTAGGGAGGAGCAATTTGTTCATTCCTACGAGCAGGATGAGGAGAAAGTAGCCCGTATTGACACTACATTAAGCGAATGGAGTAAGTGGCGCAATTTCTTGGGACAAGGTATTGTAGGTTGCATTGTCGTAGCCATGTTATTTTGGACAGGTGATCAATACGCTATGGGAGAAATTGCTGTGACGTTGATTGCGGCTTTTGTACTGGTCATGTTTCCAGTGATGGATATCTTTTTGCCAATCTCAGAAGCTATTGAGAAAATCCCCCAATATCAAAACTCATTAGACCGCTTGCACAGTATTAATAAGATAGATGGAAACAATCAAACAAGCGAGTTTCATTCAAGGATAGATGAGCAGCTGATACAAGTAGCCCAGAAGGATGCACACATCCGAATAGAGGAAGTCACATATCAATATGCTCCAGAAGCACCAATTGCGGTTGGGCAGGTATCGCTTAGTGTGCCACAAGGTAAAAAAATAGCAATCATTGGACGAAGTGGTGCTGGTAAATCTACTTTATTAAAGCTAATTCAAGGTGCGCTACTTCCTACTCAGGGCCGTGTCAGCATTCAAGGTATGCCGGCAGATCATTATGGTGAGCATATACCAACGATCATGTCAGTATTAAATCAAAGTCCTCATCTGTTTGACACTACTGTAGGCAATAATATTCGACTTGGAAATGTAGAGGCATCTGATGAGGAATTGAAGCAGGTTTGTAGGCAGGTTCAATTGGATCGCTTAATCGAGTCTTTGCCAGAAGGGTATCAGACGCCGATGAATGAAACGGGGCAACGTTTTTCGGGCGGTGAGCGTCAACGCATTGCACTAGCACGTATCCTTCTACAAAATACACCGATCGTGCTGCTCGATGAACCTACAGTAGGGTTAGATCCTCGTACGGAACGAGAGCTATTACGGACTATTTTTAAAACCATGAACGGGAAAACACTCATTTGGATTACTCATCATCTGGTGGGTGCAGAGCATATGGATGAAATTATATTTATGGAAGCTGGAAAGATTGTCATGCGAGGAACACATGCGGAATTAATGAACAAAGAGCCTCGTTATCAGAATTTATATCGTTTGGATCGACCTGAGGAATTTCAAGTGAAATGA
- the cydD gene encoding thiol reductant ABC exporter subunit CydD: MGKNLLGYKGIVPVLIAVAVLVLIQSLSILYQAKWLAEVISALFAGQKLQELYMGLGLFLLAFLVRHLTNLLQQKIAYRFAMKTGSDVRKSLMEKLFLLGPRFAKTQGTGNVVTLVIEGVAQFRTYLELIIPRMVSTAITPWVILAYVAWQDMISGIILLVTMPILIVFMILIGLAAKGKMDRQWKSYRILSNHFVDALRGLETLRYLGLSRTHSKTIERVSDRYRSATMGTLRVAFLSSFALDFFTMLSVACVAVSLGLRLISGEIFLLTGLTVLILAPEYFLPIRMVGADYHATLNGKEAGEAIQAILQKQVAQDKKDDANVTINEWTKESSLMLTSIGMKHESNTNSIQVEEAHMEAKPSLRDISFTITGKQKIGIIGESGAGKSTLIDVLAGFLVPTSGQMELNGQRVSSLCQPEWQSQTTYIPQHPYIFSSSFYDNVKFYSPLASDEQVEKAIQAAGLGDLFNSLPRKGEERIGNGGRALSGGQEQRVALARAFLSNRPIILLDEPTAHLDIETEYELKETMLSLFEDKLVLLATHRLHWMPDMDLIIVLEQGTIKEIGTHAELLAKQGTYYQMIVMQGEEI; encoded by the coding sequence ATGGGTAAAAACTTACTCGGTTATAAAGGAATTGTGCCAGTTCTAATAGCAGTAGCTGTGCTTGTTCTAATCCAAAGCTTGTCGATTCTATACCAGGCAAAATGGTTGGCGGAAGTTATTTCCGCCCTTTTTGCTGGTCAAAAACTACAAGAGCTATATATGGGATTGGGCTTATTTTTACTGGCGTTTCTCGTTCGTCATTTGACCAACTTGTTGCAACAGAAAATCGCCTATCGTTTTGCGATGAAAACAGGCAGTGATGTACGTAAAAGTTTAATGGAGAAGCTATTTTTATTAGGACCGCGTTTTGCAAAAACACAGGGTACAGGGAATGTGGTAACGCTCGTGATAGAGGGCGTTGCACAATTTCGTACCTATCTTGAATTGATTATTCCACGTATGGTTAGTACTGCGATTACGCCTTGGGTTATTCTTGCTTATGTAGCTTGGCAGGATATGATTTCTGGGATTATATTGCTTGTTACTATGCCGATTTTAATTGTGTTCATGATTCTAATTGGTCTTGCAGCTAAGGGGAAAATGGATCGTCAATGGAAATCATATCGCATTTTATCCAACCATTTTGTAGATGCATTACGTGGGTTGGAAACCCTTAGATATTTAGGGTTGAGCCGTACACATAGTAAAACAATTGAGCGGGTGAGTGATCGTTATCGCTCTGCTACGATGGGAACTTTGCGTGTAGCATTCCTATCATCATTTGCTTTGGACTTTTTCACAATGCTTTCTGTGGCCTGTGTTGCGGTTAGTCTAGGGCTACGTCTTATTTCAGGGGAAATCTTTCTCTTAACAGGGTTAACCGTGTTGATTTTGGCACCTGAGTATTTCTTGCCAATTCGCATGGTGGGCGCTGATTATCATGCGACGTTAAATGGAAAAGAAGCGGGAGAGGCGATTCAAGCGATCCTTCAGAAGCAGGTTGCTCAAGACAAGAAAGACGATGCCAACGTAACCATAAACGAATGGACGAAGGAAAGCTCGCTAATGCTTACTTCTATTGGCATGAAGCATGAGAGTAATACAAACTCAATTCAAGTAGAAGAAGCTCATATGGAAGCCAAGCCTTCTTTACGAGATATCTCTTTTACTATAACGGGAAAGCAAAAGATCGGAATTATTGGAGAAAGTGGCGCTGGTAAGTCTACATTGATAGATGTACTTGCTGGATTTTTAGTCCCTACATCTGGACAAATGGAGTTAAATGGGCAACGGGTATCTTCGCTTTGCCAACCTGAATGGCAAAGCCAGACAACCTATATTCCTCAGCACCCCTATATTTTTTCAAGCTCATTCTATGACAATGTAAAGTTTTACTCTCCTTTAGCTAGTGATGAGCAGGTTGAAAAAGCGATTCAAGCCGCTGGTTTAGGTGATTTGTTCAACAGTCTACCTAGAAAAGGTGAGGAACGAATCGGGAATGGTGGACGTGCGTTAAGTGGTGGACAGGAGCAACGCGTCGCTCTTGCTCGTGCCTTTTTAAGTAATCGCCCTATTATTTTATTGGACGAACCGACCGCCCATCTTGATATTGAAACTGAATATGAACTAAAAGAGACGATGCTCTCTTTGTTTGAAGATAAATTAGTGCTTCTGGCAACACATAGGCTACATTGGATGCCTGATATGGATCTTATCATCGTATTGGAACAGGGTACGATAAAAGAAATAGGGACACATGCAGAGTTGCTTGCCAAACAAGGAACATACTATCAAATGATTGTAATGCAAGGGGAGGAAATCTAA
- a CDS encoding endospore germination permease, producing MRYRDTPITFLQTCCIFFLSAGLLNHVILIPLLLRTVERDGWISILIAMVLTVCWLPLLLFIIRRQKGMKLFSWIKQQSSTWLAWLIIGLLILYLLSDIYVTTLDVTMWTKISYLPQTPVFVVAASMLLLAILCALSGIQPLAICSGVLLPIVILLGYFVMGANFQYKNYSLLLPILENGYLSVFKGAMVIGNGMVEIIFLLLLQHHISTSITFKKAVWLCILLAGLTLGPYMGAIASFGPKEAANQMYPAFEQWRLVTIGKYIEHVDFLSIFQWLSGAFIRVSLALFLIYDVLPIKKRGHQILVTILSGILIVVIILLHTKDPLLIDTFKKIYFPLSLLILLAISLLLALIGSWSKKNARGTDEHAEGN from the coding sequence GTGAGATATAGAGATACACCTATTACGTTCCTACAAACCTGCTGTATTTTCTTTCTATCAGCAGGACTTCTTAATCATGTTATTTTAATTCCATTATTGCTTCGTACGGTTGAAAGAGATGGTTGGATCAGTATTTTAATCGCTATGGTACTTACAGTTTGCTGGCTTCCTCTGTTGCTGTTCATTATTCGTCGGCAAAAAGGAATGAAATTGTTTTCATGGATTAAACAACAGAGCAGTACTTGGCTTGCTTGGCTCATCATCGGACTGCTCATTCTCTACTTACTCTCAGATATATATGTAACAACTCTAGATGTGACAATGTGGACAAAGATATCTTATTTACCGCAAACTCCTGTATTTGTGGTTGCCGCCAGCATGCTTCTCTTGGCGATACTCTGTGCTTTATCTGGTATACAACCGTTAGCCATCTGTTCAGGAGTATTATTGCCGATCGTTATTTTATTAGGGTATTTCGTTATGGGCGCCAACTTTCAGTATAAAAATTACTCTCTTTTACTACCCATCCTTGAAAATGGTTATCTTTCTGTTTTTAAAGGAGCGATGGTCATCGGAAATGGCATGGTAGAAATCATCTTTCTTCTGTTGCTACAACATCACATCTCTACCTCCATTACCTTTAAAAAAGCAGTATGGCTCTGTATCTTACTCGCTGGACTAACACTTGGTCCCTATATGGGTGCAATTGCTAGCTTCGGTCCAAAGGAAGCAGCGAATCAAATGTATCCAGCTTTTGAACAATGGCGTCTTGTTACCATTGGCAAGTATATTGAACATGTTGATTTTCTCTCTATCTTCCAATGGTTATCTGGAGCATTTATACGTGTATCCCTAGCTTTATTCCTTATTTATGACGTTCTCCCTATTAAAAAACGTGGCCATCAAATTCTAGTAACTATTTTGTCTGGCATACTTATTGTGGTCATTATTTTATTGCATACGAAGGATCCTTTATTAATTGATACCTTTAAAAAGATCTATTTCCCCTTATCTTTACTTATTTTATTGGCCATTTCACTCTTACTTGCTCTCATTGGAAGCTGGTCAAAAAAGAACGCGAGAGGTACGGATGAACATGCGGAAGGAAACTAA
- a CDS encoding spore germination protein, producing MRKETNQLNQFTNTNSTQSLSQLLCDHFAKCADVKVETFQFATTDSPVPISFFYCDGLIDARMYRQIVFSDLQKKFSMYSSLEELEQHRTLPLQPIDSPIDLKEIERELFTGKLIITLDKYNRAFLLDISDPPNRSPEESNTEISVKGPKDGFTESVSTNIALIRKRLRSESMWNESFTIGLRSQSQVALLYINDIIDPTLVEDVRLRLTNISVDALVSSSQLGEALGDSSYALFPLLDYIGRPDYVVQSLLRGRFIIFIEGSPMALIGPTNLLMTLKSPEDAHFPFYFVTFERILRLLGLIVSIFTPGLWTALIAFNVEQLPFPLLATVTTARLGLPLSSSMEMFLMLGLFEIFREAGVRLPKAVGQTVAVVGGLIVGDASIRAGLGSPTTLVVAAVTAVATFTLVNQSLSGTVSVLRIFVLVLSSFLGMYGFFLSLLSIVLYLSTQESFGLPYLAPISPPTFGDMLKSLIAIPLKSMKKRPKILHTTDSTRQGSDQS from the coding sequence ATGCGGAAGGAAACTAATCAACTTAACCAATTTACCAACACAAACAGCACCCAAAGCTTAAGTCAGCTTCTCTGTGACCATTTTGCAAAATGTGCAGATGTGAAAGTAGAAACATTTCAGTTTGCTACCACAGATTCGCCTGTGCCCATCTCGTTTTTCTATTGTGATGGACTTATCGATGCTAGAATGTATCGGCAAATTGTGTTTTCCGATCTCCAAAAAAAGTTTAGCATGTATTCCTCTTTAGAAGAGTTAGAGCAACATCGGACTTTACCTTTGCAGCCTATAGATTCACCTATTGATCTAAAAGAGATTGAGCGAGAGTTGTTTACTGGGAAGCTCATCATTACTCTAGATAAATATAATCGAGCCTTTTTATTGGATATTTCAGATCCACCAAATCGTTCACCCGAAGAATCTAACACGGAGATTTCAGTCAAAGGACCAAAGGATGGGTTTACGGAAAGCGTTTCAACAAACATAGCCCTGATTAGAAAAAGACTTCGTTCTGAATCAATGTGGAATGAAAGCTTCACAATCGGTCTACGCAGTCAATCTCAGGTAGCTCTTTTGTATATCAATGATATTATTGACCCCACTCTCGTAGAAGATGTACGACTTCGGCTTACAAACATCAGTGTAGATGCCTTAGTTAGTAGCTCACAGCTTGGAGAAGCCTTGGGTGACTCCTCTTATGCCTTATTTCCTTTATTGGATTATATTGGGCGCCCTGATTATGTTGTACAAAGTTTATTACGTGGTCGTTTTATCATTTTTATAGAAGGTTCTCCTATGGCATTGATTGGGCCTACCAATCTTCTTATGACCTTGAAATCACCTGAGGATGCCCACTTTCCGTTCTATTTCGTTACTTTTGAACGTATCCTCAGGCTTCTTGGATTGATTGTTTCTATTTTTACGCCTGGATTATGGACTGCCCTGATTGCTTTTAATGTAGAACAATTACCATTCCCTCTGTTAGCTACAGTAACCACTGCACGACTTGGACTACCTCTTTCATCCTCCATGGAAATGTTTTTGATGCTAGGGTTGTTTGAAATTTTTCGCGAGGCAGGTGTTCGCCTACCAAAGGCAGTAGGACAAACAGTAGCAGTAGTCGGAGGATTAATTGTTGGGGATGCCTCTATCCGTGCTGGGCTTGGTTCACCCACTACCTTGGTCGTTGCAGCAGTGACGGCGGTGGCAACCTTTACCTTGGTCAATCAGTCGTTGAGTGGAACGGTTAGTGTCTTACGAATATTTGTACTCGTTTTATCGTCCTTTCTAGGCATGTACGGTTTTTTTCTATCACTTTTATCAATTGTACTCTATCTGTCTACTCAGGAATCGTTCGGTCTCCCTTATTTAGCACCAATTTCTCCGCCCACCTTTGGAGATATGCTGAAATCATTAATCGCTATTCCTTTAAAATCGATGAAAAAACGACCAAAAATCCTGCATACAACTGATTCTACTAGACAAGGCAGTGATCAATCATGA
- the cydB gene encoding cytochrome d ubiquinol oxidase subunit II yields the protein MLSLNELWFVLIAVLFIGFFFLEGFDFGIGMSTTFLAKSDMERRVLINSIGPFWDANEVWLLTAGGAMFAAFPNWYATLFSGFYLPLVFLLLALIGRGVAFEYRGKVDNPVWRKVWDVAIFIGSFLPPFLLGVVFACLLKGLPIDANMEMNAGLFDMVNLYSVMGGVTVVVLCQVHGLLFATLRTTGDLRMRARKQAKMLLAPLALLLVIFGGMTYFMTDIFAVRGGILSVIAVLGVIAYVLAGYFITKKRDGWAFGMTGTVIALSISSVFIGLFPRVMISSIDSMFNLTIQNASSSPYSLKIMTIVALSLLPFVLGYQIWSYFVFHKRVHEKEHLEY from the coding sequence ATGCTTTCTCTTAATGAACTCTGGTTTGTTTTAATCGCTGTTTTATTCATTGGATTCTTCTTTTTAGAGGGTTTTGATTTTGGAATTGGGATGTCTACTACTTTCCTAGCCAAATCAGACATGGAGCGCCGCGTTTTAATCAATTCAATTGGCCCGTTCTGGGATGCGAATGAAGTATGGTTATTGACCGCAGGGGGAGCGATGTTTGCTGCGTTCCCTAACTGGTATGCAACGTTGTTTAGTGGGTTTTACTTGCCATTAGTATTTCTTTTGTTAGCGTTAATCGGTCGCGGTGTTGCTTTTGAATACCGTGGAAAAGTAGATAATCCCGTATGGAGAAAAGTTTGGGATGTTGCGATTTTTATCGGTAGTTTTTTACCACCATTCTTACTTGGTGTGGTATTTGCTTGTCTGTTAAAGGGTTTACCAATCGATGCAAACATGGAAATGAATGCAGGATTGTTTGACATGGTTAATTTGTATAGTGTGATGGGTGGAGTAACTGTCGTTGTTCTTTGCCAAGTACACGGTCTTTTGTTTGCAACGCTACGGACAACAGGTGATTTGCGCATGCGTGCTCGCAAACAAGCAAAAATGTTGTTGGCTCCACTAGCGCTTCTATTGGTTATCTTTGGAGGTATGACCTACTTCATGACGGATATTTTTGCCGTTCGGGGTGGCATACTAAGTGTGATAGCAGTATTGGGTGTTATTGCTTATGTGCTAGCTGGTTACTTTATTACGAAAAAACGCGATGGATGGGCATTCGGGATGACTGGTACAGTGATTGCCCTTTCCATTAGTTCAGTATTTATTGGATTGTTCCCACGTGTAATGATTAGCTCGATTGATAGTATGTTCAACCTGACAATTCAAAATGCATCGTCTAGTCCTTACTCTCTTAAAATCATGACGATCGTAGCTTTATCCTTGCTACCATTCGTATTGGGCTATCAAATTTGGAGTTACTTCGTATTTCATAAACGTGTACATGAGAAGGAGCACTTGGAATATTAA
- a CDS encoding Ger(x)C family spore germination protein, protein MRKKTWACCCYLLIIPLLFLLTGCWDNKNIQDLNYVTALGIDYKDGEFIIYTQSLDFTNIAKQEGATTRVNKPIWIAQAKGKTIDRAINHFFKSNQLRVVWDYITGIVLSERVLEKDILANIDSLLRYPEVRYTPWIFGSEKPIDSLFVTPSLFGLSSLLTILHNPEEPFKQNSIIEPIRFHRFVYEVREPGLTLLLPSLSISQKEWKKDQKKTPQFKIDGVYAIKAGTNGGWFPETQLSGLRWMTPSTAQSFVHLDREGKPLADLSFSKPKHKVKITFDQSGQLRFSIYVDVHGFIDELSEKTDMEELRKRAEQKIKQEIRDTYQNGIKKGIDLYSLKNYLYKQDIQTWKRLSESNKITLTKASLKTIQVHVRLDHSGLYRLKK, encoded by the coding sequence ATGAGGAAAAAGACTTGGGCTTGTTGCTGCTACCTTCTTATAATCCCCCTGTTGTTTTTGTTAACCGGCTGTTGGGATAATAAAAACATTCAAGACTTAAATTACGTGACCGCACTCGGGATTGATTATAAGGACGGAGAATTTATTATCTACACGCAGTCTCTCGATTTCACGAATATTGCTAAGCAGGAAGGAGCTACTACCAGAGTAAACAAGCCTATTTGGATCGCTCAAGCCAAAGGAAAAACGATTGACCGGGCCATCAATCATTTTTTTAAATCTAACCAATTGCGAGTAGTTTGGGATTATATTACCGGAATTGTTCTAAGTGAGAGGGTATTAGAGAAAGATATTTTAGCAAATATTGATAGCTTGCTCCGTTACCCTGAGGTCCGATACACCCCCTGGATTTTTGGCTCAGAGAAACCTATCGACAGCTTATTTGTTACTCCCTCTCTATTTGGGCTGTCTTCGCTACTTACCATCTTACACAATCCAGAAGAACCCTTTAAGCAGAACTCGATCATTGAACCGATTAGGTTCCACCGGTTTGTCTACGAAGTTAGGGAGCCCGGACTTACTTTATTACTACCATCCTTAAGTATTAGCCAAAAGGAATGGAAGAAAGATCAAAAAAAAACACCTCAATTTAAAATAGATGGAGTCTATGCCATTAAAGCTGGAACCAATGGCGGGTGGTTTCCAGAAACTCAGCTTTCTGGTCTACGCTGGATGACACCCAGTACTGCTCAATCCTTCGTTCATCTTGATCGAGAAGGCAAACCATTAGCTGACCTGTCCTTTTCCAAGCCCAAACATAAAGTAAAGATTACATTTGATCAAAGTGGTCAACTTCGGTTTTCCATATATGTAGATGTGCATGGATTTATAGATGAATTATCCGAAAAAACGGATATGGAGGAGCTACGTAAAAGAGCCGAGCAGAAAATAAAACAAGAAATTAGAGATACCTATCAAAATGGAATCAAAAAGGGAATTGATCTATATTCGTTAAAAAATTATCTGTACAAACAAGATATACAAACCTGGAAACGTCTATCCGAAAGTAACAAAATTACCTTAACGAAAGCGTCGCTGAAAACCATTCAAGTTCACGTCAGATTAGACCACTCTGGCTTGTATCGTTTAAAAAAATAG